One window of Methanothermobacter thermautotrophicus genomic DNA carries:
- a CDS encoding DUF483 domain-containing protein, protein MKSFSEETRFAIDEGYLKELEEMDIPEDAYALILPSGFIPCSLKCPKAWENKLIAYVNPKEYQMILELEEELKRELPHFHLGYNEYYEKLPIKKKL, encoded by the coding sequence ATGAAAAGCTTTTCAGAAGAAACAAGATTCGCAATAGATGAAGGTTACCTGAAAGAATTAGAGGAGATGGACATCCCAGAAGACGCATACGCACTCATACTACCATCAGGTTTCATACCCTGCAGTTTAAAATGTCCAAAAGCATGGGAAAATAAACTAATAGCCTATGTAAACCCCAAGGAATACCAGATGATACTAGAACTTGAAGAAGAGCTCAAAAGGGAACTTCCACACTTCCATCTAGGCTACAACGAATATTACGAGAAACTCCCAATCAAAAAAAAGTTATGA
- a CDS encoding Hsp20/alpha crystallin family protein, with protein sequence MKKKLEKPMTMFEKRRLMAEKMMEDMIKNMKEMQREFEKKISEYAENIPEKLSMDVMETDDAIIIKTDLPGVKKEDINIELTENTISISAVFEEEVEIEEANFIKKERKYGEARREMRLPEKIRVEDAKAKFENGVLTVELPKVEVKKKQTLKVE encoded by the coding sequence ATGAAAAAGAAACTCGAGAAGCCCATGACAATGTTCGAGAAAAGAAGGTTGATGGCTGAGAAGATGATGGAGGACATGATAAAGAACATGAAGGAGATGCAGAGGGAGTTTGAGAAGAAGATCTCAGAGTACGCAGAGAACATACCCGAAAAACTCAGCATGGACGTCATGGAGACAGATGACGCCATAATCATCAAAACCGACCTTCCAGGTGTAAAGAAGGAGGACATCAACATAGAACTGACAGAGAACACCATCTCCATATCAGCAGTCTTCGAGGAGGAAGTGGAAATCGAAGAGGCCAATTTCATCAAGAAGGAAAGGAAGTACGGTGAAGCAAGAAGGGAGATGAGGCTACCTGAAAAGATAAGGGTAGAAGATGCTAAGGCCAAATTTGAAAACGGTGTCCTGACAGTTGAACTTCCAAAGGTCGAGGTCAAGAAGAAACAGACCCTCAAGGTGGAATAA
- a CDS encoding NOG1 family protein, with protein sequence MIIPTVPTTDELLDKGFRRARKAASLKRSSKIPGQKKAKIIESTRVQTACQVIRDRLKMIIQRIPDIESLPEFYQDYIDVTVGVDELKKSLGALNWAVGILNQLESDYMNRIKRSKPSDASRLRREAFGRISSVIKRIEGDLDFLDFAKNKLRNMPTVDLDAFTVVIAGFPNVGKSTLLRTLTGAEPEVADYPFTTKGIQIGHLERKWNRIQVIDTPGLLDRPVEDMNNIELQAMVALENIADVIMFIFDASETCGYTLENQYSLYLGIRSIFDIPVVTVFNKMDLAENVKYLEEYINMVEDPLKVSAFEGRGVSKIIKKLEGLYEKETREAHDNVREKKVDG encoded by the coding sequence ATGATTATACCCACAGTTCCAACCACAGATGAACTTCTTGATAAGGGTTTCAGGAGGGCCAGGAAGGCCGCATCCCTTAAGAGGAGTTCAAAGATTCCCGGCCAGAAGAAGGCCAAGATCATTGAATCAACACGTGTCCAGACCGCATGCCAGGTCATAAGGGACCGGTTGAAGATGATAATCCAGAGGATACCAGATATAGAGTCCCTTCCAGAGTTCTACCAGGACTACATCGACGTGACAGTGGGGGTGGATGAACTCAAAAAATCCCTCGGGGCGCTTAACTGGGCCGTTGGAATACTTAACCAGCTTGAATCAGACTACATGAACCGTATAAAACGTTCGAAGCCCTCTGATGCATCCCGTCTGAGGCGGGAAGCCTTCGGAAGGATATCATCAGTTATAAAGAGGATCGAGGGCGACCTTGACTTTCTTGACTTTGCAAAGAATAAGTTGAGGAACATGCCCACGGTGGACCTTGACGCCTTCACGGTCGTCATAGCAGGCTTCCCGAACGTCGGGAAATCCACGCTCCTCAGGACCCTCACAGGTGCAGAGCCTGAGGTGGCAGATTACCCCTTCACCACCAAGGGGATCCAGATAGGTCACCTGGAGCGGAAGTGGAACCGGATACAGGTCATAGACACGCCGGGGCTCCTGGACAGACCCGTTGAGGATATGAACAACATAGAACTCCAGGCCATGGTGGCCCTTGAGAACATAGCCGATGTGATAATGTTCATCTTTGACGCCTCTGAGACATGCGGATACACCCTTGAAAACCAGTACAGCCTCTACCTCGGCATAAGGAGCATCTTTGACATCCCTGTGGTCACGGTATTCAACAAGATGGACCTTGCAGAAAATGTTAAGTATCTGGAAGAATATATTAATATGGTTGAAGATCCACTGAAAGTTTCTGCATTCGAGGGCAGAGGGGTCTCCAAGATAATAAAAAAACTGGAGGGGTTATATGAAAAAGAAACTCGAGAAGCCCATGACAATGTTCGAGAAAAGAAGGTTGATGGCTGA
- a CDS encoding TIGR00296 family protein, whose translation MKYAPLSRDEGRILVKIARMAIEEHLRGSETLRIPDDLPDVFREKRGVFVTLEKNGNLRGCIGYPEPVKPLIDALVEAAISAATGDPRFPPVKPEELDDIEIEVSVLTPPEPIEVENPAEYPRLIRVGVDGLIVERGWARGLLLPQVATEWGWDSEEFLCNTCMKAGLPPDCFYDPETRVYRFQAQIFHEYD comes from the coding sequence ATGAAGTACGCACCATTATCCCGGGATGAAGGTAGAATTCTTGTTAAAATCGCGAGGATGGCCATAGAGGAGCACCTGCGCGGATCAGAAACCCTCAGAATCCCGGACGACCTACCTGATGTTTTCAGGGAGAAGAGGGGGGTTTTCGTTACACTTGAAAAGAACGGGAATCTGAGGGGATGTATAGGCTATCCGGAACCTGTGAAACCCCTCATCGATGCCCTTGTTGAGGCTGCAATATCCGCTGCAACAGGTGACCCGCGGTTCCCTCCTGTTAAACCCGAGGAGCTCGATGATATAGAGATTGAGGTCAGTGTGCTGACACCGCCGGAGCCCATTGAGGTTGAAAACCCGGCCGAATACCCCCGGCTCATAAGGGTCGGTGTCGACGGCCTCATAGTTGAGAGGGGATGGGCCAGGGGGCTTCTCCTTCCACAGGTCGCCACGGAGTGGGGCTGGGACAGTGAGGAGTTCCTCTGCAACACCTGTATGAAGGCGGGTCTTCCACCTGACTGCTTCTATGACCCTGAAACCAGGGTCTACAGGTTCCAGGCCCAGATATTCCATGAGTATGATTAA
- a CDS encoding TldD/PmbA family protein: MEIDIDYLGGILRDIEDMVEYADIRAGTSRTSSILMKDGNLQEVKSGSASGFRVRVLRNGSWGFAFTDEPSQLPEMALKAIKMAGSLRGDVQVGPGAPSVDKTRVRSSRPPSDVPADEKRELVSDAHHAASVDGVVSTTVSYVDMESSSVFLNSEGSQIEMDETRVALFLNAVASDGSGIQFGHKSCGGTGGFEILEGEDIEELGRRTGEKAVRLLRASPPPSGRFDIVTDPELTGVFIHEALGHAAEADLILQGDSILEGKLGERIASEGVTIIDDPTVEGFGSYSYDAEGVRAAETVLVEKGVLTSLLNSRETAFKLSLKPSGNARSAIGDQPIVRMSNTYLKPGDLSFDELIEDIMDGVYLRGSRGGQVDTGKGIFQFNAAESFRIRDGEVAEPVKDVSLSGNVLETLKNVDGVGSDFRLGIGFCGKSGQSVPVGDGGPHVRIRNAMVGGT, translated from the coding sequence ATGGAGATTGACATCGATTATCTTGGCGGCATACTCAGGGACATAGAGGATATGGTGGAATATGCAGATATAAGGGCTGGCACCTCCAGGACAAGCTCAATTCTAATGAAGGACGGCAACCTGCAGGAGGTTAAATCTGGGAGCGCCTCAGGTTTCAGGGTAAGGGTGCTGAGGAATGGTTCATGGGGATTCGCCTTTACAGATGAACCATCCCAGCTGCCTGAAATGGCCCTGAAGGCCATAAAGATGGCCGGGTCCCTCAGGGGCGATGTCCAGGTTGGTCCAGGTGCTCCCTCTGTTGATAAAACCAGGGTAAGGTCATCCCGGCCGCCCTCAGATGTCCCTGCAGACGAGAAGAGGGAGCTGGTATCAGATGCACACCATGCCGCATCAGTCGATGGTGTTGTGAGCACCACTGTGAGCTACGTTGACATGGAGAGTTCATCTGTCTTCCTGAACTCGGAGGGTTCACAGATTGAGATGGATGAGACCCGGGTCGCCCTCTTTCTAAACGCTGTTGCCTCTGATGGCTCAGGGATACAGTTCGGCCATAAGAGCTGCGGTGGAACCGGTGGCTTCGAGATACTGGAGGGGGAGGACATCGAGGAGCTTGGTCGCAGGACCGGTGAAAAGGCTGTCAGGCTCCTGAGGGCGAGTCCGCCGCCATCAGGACGTTTTGATATAGTGACCGACCCCGAACTTACGGGTGTATTCATACATGAGGCCCTGGGGCACGCAGCCGAGGCAGACCTCATACTGCAGGGTGACTCAATACTCGAGGGTAAACTGGGTGAGAGGATTGCATCTGAGGGTGTTACCATCATCGACGACCCTACAGTTGAGGGCTTTGGAAGTTACAGCTACGATGCAGAGGGTGTGAGGGCCGCCGAAACCGTCCTCGTGGAGAAGGGAGTCCTCACTTCACTTCTGAACTCCAGGGAAACAGCCTTCAAACTTTCTCTTAAACCCTCAGGAAACGCCCGTTCAGCCATAGGGGACCAGCCCATTGTCAGGATGAGCAACACATACCTTAAACCTGGTGATTTATCCTTCGATGAACTCATAGAGGATATCATGGATGGTGTCTACCTGAGGGGTTCAAGGGGGGGTCAGGTGGATACCGGTAAGGGTATCTTCCAGTTCAATGCTGCGGAATCATTCCGTATAAGGGACGGTGAAGTGGCAGAACCCGTGAAGGATGTCTCCCTCTCAGGGAACGTCCTGGAGACCCTCAAAAATGTTGACGGGGTCGGGTCAGACTTCAGGCTGGGGATCGGCTTCTGCGGAAAGTCCGGACAGAGCGTCCCCGTGGGTGATGGGGGCCCCCACGTGAGGATAAGGAATGCCATGGTTGGAGGAACATGA
- a CDS encoding homocysteine biosynthesis protein: MKTIEEINQKIRDGDAVVVTAAEMTRIVAENGPMDAAKEVDVVTTGTFGAMCSSGAFLNFGHSDPPIKMARTYLNGVEAYSGLAAVDAYIGAAQPNRDPEVGLSYGGSHVIEDLIRGKEVELVAEAYGTDCYPLKNVETLISLETINQAVMVNPRNCYQNYAVAVNSTEETLYTYMGTLLPNYGNVTYSSAGELSPLINDPYFQTIGVGTRIFLCGAEGYIVGEGTQHSTESERRNGVPVSPSGTLMLKGNMKEMDPEYVRGATMPRYGPTLYVGAGIPIPVLNEDIAAATGISDEEIVCRVIDYGVPRRSRPVVKETNYKELKSGKIEINGMEVPTSPLSSIRRALKIAEELKSWIERGDFLLTEPVKSLPSRSSTRPLEIRRPSIMVRELESKPVIITHQEDDLKDVARKMVDNNINHIPVVDSEGILRGIVTSWDIADAVARGKRRLRDIMTRRVVVARENEPVDVVARRIDKYNISGLPIVDDENRVKGIITAEDISRLIGKVDNRGESI; encoded by the coding sequence TTGAAGACAATTGAGGAGATAAACCAGAAGATCAGGGATGGGGATGCTGTGGTTGTCACAGCCGCTGAGATGACAAGGATAGTTGCTGAAAACGGCCCCATGGACGCTGCAAAGGAAGTTGATGTTGTTACAACAGGTACATTTGGTGCTATGTGTTCCTCAGGCGCTTTCCTCAACTTCGGACACTCAGATCCACCCATAAAGATGGCGAGGACCTACCTCAATGGTGTTGAGGCCTACTCTGGACTCGCAGCAGTTGATGCATACATAGGTGCAGCACAGCCAAACCGTGACCCCGAGGTGGGGCTCAGCTATGGGGGTTCGCATGTAATCGAGGACCTCATAAGGGGGAAGGAGGTCGAGCTGGTGGCAGAGGCCTATGGAACAGACTGCTACCCCCTCAAGAATGTTGAGACCCTCATAAGCCTTGAGACCATAAACCAGGCGGTCATGGTTAACCCGAGGAACTGCTACCAGAACTATGCAGTGGCGGTTAACTCCACAGAGGAGACACTCTACACCTACATGGGAACACTGCTCCCCAACTATGGAAACGTCACCTACTCAAGTGCAGGGGAGCTCAGCCCCCTCATCAATGATCCATACTTCCAGACCATAGGTGTCGGTACAAGGATATTCCTCTGCGGTGCAGAGGGTTACATAGTGGGGGAGGGTACACAGCACTCAACTGAATCTGAGAGGAGAAATGGTGTGCCTGTTTCGCCATCAGGCACCCTCATGTTGAAGGGTAACATGAAGGAGATGGACCCTGAATATGTGCGTGGAGCCACAATGCCAAGGTATGGCCCAACACTCTACGTGGGAGCCGGGATACCCATACCTGTGCTCAACGAGGACATAGCGGCTGCAACAGGGATATCAGATGAGGAAATAGTCTGCAGGGTCATTGACTATGGTGTGCCCCGAAGATCAAGACCCGTGGTGAAGGAGACCAATTATAAGGAGCTCAAATCAGGGAAGATTGAAATAAACGGGATGGAGGTCCCGACATCACCCCTATCATCAATCAGGAGGGCCCTCAAGATTGCAGAGGAACTCAAATCATGGATTGAAAGGGGTGACTTCCTCCTCACAGAGCCAGTTAAGAGCCTCCCCTCAAGATCATCCACCAGACCCCTTGAGATAAGAAGGCCATCCATCATGGTGAGGGAGCTCGAGAGCAAACCCGTCATCATAACCCACCAGGAGGATGACCTGAAGGATGTGGCCAGGAAGATGGTTGACAACAACATAAACCACATACCCGTCGTTGACAGTGAGGGCATCCTCAGGGGTATAGTGACATCATGGGACATTGCAGACGCGGTGGCAAGGGGTAAGCGGAGGCTCAGGGATATCATGACCCGCAGGGTGGTTGTTGCAAGGGAAAATGAGCCCGTCGACGTTGTGGCAAGACGCATAGATAAGTATAACATTTCAGGTTTACCCATAGTTGATGATGAAAACCGTGTTAAGGGTATAATAACCGCGGAGGACATTTCAAGGTTAATAGGGAAAGTGGATAACAGGGGAGAATCAATATGA
- a CDS encoding 4Fe-4S binding protein has translation MKAWLKFSPNIVNKSIISEAIRKYDIEFNILRANITPRGGKMLVEISGPQEREGIEFIEEAGIEVHPAVRVVKKDLEKCMDCGACVSLCPVGAICIQDDWEILLDDNKCIGCSFCVNSCPTGAIVLFD, from the coding sequence ATGAAGGCCTGGCTTAAATTCTCACCGAATATTGTTAACAAGTCAATAATATCAGAAGCCATCAGGAAGTATGACATCGAATTCAACATCCTGAGGGCAAACATCACACCCCGCGGGGGTAAGATGCTCGTTGAGATCAGCGGCCCCCAGGAGAGGGAGGGGATAGAATTCATAGAGGAGGCCGGTATAGAGGTGCACCCGGCGGTTAGGGTCGTGAAGAAGGACCTTGAGAAGTGCATGGACTGCGGCGCCTGTGTATCCCTCTGCCCGGTTGGCGCCATATGCATCCAGGATGACTGGGAGATCCTCCTCGATGATAATAAATGTATCGGCTGCAGCTTCTGTGTGAACTCCTGTCCCACAGGGGCCATAGTGCTCTTTGACTGA
- a CDS encoding GMC family oxidoreductase N-terminal domain-containing protein — MVLVVGSGAGGATLARELAIRGIDVTVIERGPYVKDSDAFLCYEDPGDVDILRTNCVGGSTLVAAGNAVRVLEDTLRGYGVDIGGDLDAIEAELNVGELPESHTGTGTAMIMEAAESLGLRVRRMPKFIDPAKCRPCGKCSFGCPRAAKWSARRFLDEALEHGAVLIEETEARNVIVRNGSVSGLETSRGDFQDETVVLAAGAIETPRILMRAGIDAGNGLFMDTFVTVGGILEGIGFCDEVQMNALIELDGFILSPHFSTLLFPGEERNVLGIMVKIADERSGRVEADRVVKHHTARDVSLLSGGTAIAGSILVGAGVRADTLRSTVPRGAHPGGTASMGEVVDENLETSIEGLFVADASVLPEAPGAPPILTIMALARRLARHIALIL; from the coding sequence ATGGTTCTGGTGGTTGGCTCAGGTGCTGGCGGCGCAACCCTTGCAAGGGAACTCGCCATCCGGGGCATTGACGTTACCGTAATTGAGAGGGGCCCCTATGTTAAGGATTCTGATGCATTCCTGTGCTATGAAGACCCTGGTGACGTTGATATCCTGAGGACAAACTGTGTTGGAGGATCAACCCTTGTTGCTGCAGGAAACGCTGTCAGGGTCCTTGAGGATACCCTCAGGGGCTACGGGGTTGACATAGGCGGGGACCTCGATGCCATTGAGGCTGAACTCAATGTAGGAGAGCTCCCGGAAAGCCATACAGGCACCGGCACAGCTATGATAATGGAGGCTGCGGAGTCCCTGGGCCTCAGGGTAAGGAGGATGCCTAAATTCATAGACCCCGCTAAGTGCAGGCCCTGCGGTAAATGTTCATTCGGATGCCCGAGGGCTGCTAAGTGGTCTGCAAGGAGATTCCTTGATGAGGCACTTGAACACGGGGCTGTTCTCATTGAAGAAACCGAGGCTAGGAATGTAATTGTCAGGAACGGTTCAGTCTCTGGCCTTGAAACATCCCGGGGAGATTTCCAGGATGAAACGGTTGTGCTGGCAGCCGGAGCCATCGAAACCCCCAGGATACTCATGAGGGCAGGGATAGATGCAGGTAACGGACTCTTCATGGACACCTTTGTGACTGTGGGCGGGATACTTGAGGGGATCGGGTTCTGTGATGAGGTCCAGATGAACGCCCTCATAGAACTTGATGGTTTTATACTATCACCCCACTTCTCAACCCTCCTCTTCCCTGGGGAGGAGAGGAACGTCCTCGGTATCATGGTTAAGATAGCCGATGAGAGGTCTGGACGTGTGGAGGCCGACAGGGTTGTCAAGCATCACACAGCCAGGGATGTCAGTCTCCTTTCCGGCGGGACGGCCATCGCCGGGAGCATACTAGTAGGGGCTGGTGTCAGGGCGGACACATTGAGGTCCACCGTACCCAGGGGGGCCCATCCTGGGGGCACCGCCTCCATGGGGGAGGTTGTTGATGAGAACCTGGAGACCTCCATTGAGGGCCTCTTTGTGGCTGATGCGAGTGTGCTGCCAGAAGCACCTGGTGCTCCTCCCATACTGACCATAATGGCACTTGCAAGGCGTCTGGCACGCCATATAGCTTTGATTTTATAA